A genomic region of Capnocytophaga canimorsus contains the following coding sequences:
- a CDS encoding CvpA family protein, with amino-acid sequence MNTIDIILAILLALGLIRGIWRGLIIELGTLLAFVLGIYGAMYFSFYAADALKQYVSWNAQTTKVVAYVLTLMAVMFAVMFLAKLLTKVAKMVALGFVNRALGGIFGMLKVIVILGASLSFFDKTAHLWLSQEEVKKSVLFQPVKDIGNFVYAKVLNSLSETDFNPVKKNTPL; translated from the coding sequence ATGAACACGATTGACATCATTTTAGCAATTTTACTTGCCTTAGGGCTTATTCGGGGAATTTGGCGAGGACTTATCATCGAATTAGGCACATTATTAGCTTTCGTTTTGGGGATTTATGGGGCTATGTATTTTTCTTTTTACGCTGCCGATGCCTTAAAACAATACGTCTCTTGGAATGCACAAACTACAAAAGTAGTTGCTTACGTGCTTACCCTAATGGCGGTAATGTTTGCTGTGATGTTTCTTGCCAAACTGCTGACCAAAGTAGCTAAAATGGTAGCTTTAGGTTTTGTCAATCGGGCACTGGGAGGTATTTTCGGAATGCTGAAAGTTATCGTTATTTTAGGAGCAAGTCTTTCTTTTTTTGACAAAACAGCTCACTTGTGGCTCTCTCAAGAAGAAGTAAAAAAATCGGTATTGTTTCAGCCCGTAAAGGATATTGGCAATTTTGTGTATGCCAAAGTGCTTAATTCTCTTTCCGAAACCGATTTTAATCCTGTTAAAAAAAACACTCCATTGTAA